In Chryseobacterium gotjawalense, the following are encoded in one genomic region:
- the gcvP gene encoding aminomethyl-transferring glycine dehydrogenase → MNTTQFVNRHISLNEADTQAMLEKVGVASIEELIGQTIPDSIRLQKELDISEALSEQEMLAHSKELAAKNLMFDNYIGFGYHNTVLPSVIQRNILENPSWYTAYTPYQAEIAQGRLEALLNFQTVVCDLTGFKLANASLLDESTAAAEAMHMFFESRTKTQKKSGAHKFFVSDLVLPQTLAVLKTKAEGLGIEVIVGDHQMHQFDESCFGVILQYPGKNGMIIDYSESIKQYKEFELQVVVACDPMSLVKLKSPADMGADCAVGTTQRFGIPMGYGGPHAAFFACKDEYKRDLPGRIIGVSQDAYGKRALRMALQTREQHIKREKATSNICTAQVLLAVMAGMYAVYHGPKGLNFIADQIHFKAVALRDGLATLGYKVVEGPIFDTVKFRINEDDKSRLMRMMRDRKINLNYFSEGIVSVSLNESSTTAKVQYLFDAFAGFLDKQSFKLTFKEEVQIPQEFLRTDEILKEEVFNRYHTETELMRYIKRLEKKDLSLTQSMISLGSCTMKLNAATQMLPLSWAEWGSVHPFVPVEQAGGYQILIKELEKDLAEITGFAGTSLQPNSGAQGEYAGLMVIREYHKSRGEGHRNIALIPQSAHGTNPASAVLAGMKVVVVKNLESGEIDFEDLKAKAELHSENLAAVMITYPSTYGFFDDNIIEITDLIHSHGGQIYMDGANMNAQVGYTSPGNIGADVCHLNLHKTFAIPHGGGGPGVGPICVAEHLVKFLPSNPNIKIGTKESIEAISSAPYGSSLVLNISYAYIKMLGTFGLKKATGHAILNANYLKEVLGEHFPVLYSNGKGRVAHECIIDFRQFKPLGIEVTDIAKRLMDYGYHAPTVSFPVAGTLMIEPTESESKSELDRFAEALISIKREIDEIAEGKYDTANNVLKNAPHTEQVVISDAWDRPYSREKAAYPLDWVRDHKFFASVSRVDEAYGDRNLVCTCAPIESYM, encoded by the coding sequence ATGAATACCACACAATTTGTAAATCGTCACATTTCCTTGAATGAAGCCGATACACAAGCGATGTTAGAAAAAGTAGGCGTTGCAAGTATTGAAGAATTAATTGGTCAGACCATTCCGGATTCCATTCGATTGCAGAAAGAGCTCGATATTTCGGAAGCACTGTCGGAGCAGGAAATGTTAGCGCATTCCAAAGAATTAGCTGCCAAAAATTTAATGTTCGATAACTATATCGGTTTCGGATATCACAACACGGTTTTGCCAAGTGTTATCCAACGTAATATTTTGGAAAATCCGTCCTGGTACACTGCTTATACGCCTTACCAGGCAGAAATTGCTCAAGGGCGATTAGAAGCATTATTGAATTTTCAAACGGTAGTTTGTGATTTAACCGGTTTTAAGTTAGCGAATGCTTCCCTTTTAGATGAATCTACTGCCGCTGCCGAAGCGATGCACATGTTCTTCGAGAGCAGAACAAAAACGCAGAAAAAATCCGGGGCTCATAAATTCTTCGTTTCAGATTTAGTATTACCGCAAACGTTGGCTGTTTTGAAAACAAAAGCAGAAGGTTTGGGAATCGAAGTGATTGTAGGAGATCACCAAATGCATCAGTTCGACGAGTCTTGTTTTGGTGTGATTTTGCAGTATCCGGGGAAAAACGGAATGATTATAGACTATTCAGAAAGCATTAAACAGTATAAAGAATTTGAGCTGCAGGTAGTTGTTGCCTGTGATCCGATGTCTTTGGTGAAACTGAAATCACCGGCAGATATGGGCGCAGATTGCGCAGTTGGAACTACCCAGCGATTTGGAATTCCGATGGGTTACGGCGGTCCTCACGCAGCATTTTTTGCCTGTAAAGACGAATACAAACGTGATCTTCCCGGCAGAATTATCGGAGTTTCTCAGGATGCTTACGGAAAGAGAGCTTTGAGAATGGCGCTTCAAACCAGAGAGCAACATATTAAAAGAGAAAAAGCAACTTCTAATATCTGTACCGCACAGGTTCTTTTAGCGGTTATGGCTGGAATGTACGCTGTTTACCACGGCCCGAAAGGATTGAATTTCATTGCTGACCAAATCCATTTCAAAGCGGTTGCTTTGCGGGACGGACTGGCAACTTTGGGTTATAAAGTGGTAGAAGGACCAATTTTCGATACCGTAAAATTCAGAATTAATGAAGACGATAAAAGTCGTTTAATGAGAATGATGCGTGACCGAAAAATCAACCTTAATTATTTCTCGGAAGGAATTGTAAGTGTTTCTTTAAACGAATCTTCAACTACGGCCAAAGTTCAATATCTTTTTGATGCTTTTGCAGGATTTTTAGATAAACAAAGTTTCAAATTAACCTTTAAAGAGGAAGTTCAAATTCCACAGGAATTTTTAAGAACTGATGAAATTCTGAAAGAAGAAGTTTTCAACAGATACCATACAGAAACCGAGTTAATGAGATACATCAAACGCTTAGAAAAGAAAGATCTTTCTTTGACGCAGTCGATGATTTCACTTGGTTCCTGCACGATGAAGTTGAATGCCGCAACCCAAATGTTACCGTTATCCTGGGCAGAATGGGGAAGTGTTCATCCTTTTGTACCCGTTGAACAAGCTGGAGGTTATCAAATCTTAATTAAAGAATTAGAAAAAGATTTAGCGGAAATCACAGGTTTTGCAGGAACTTCTCTACAGCCAAATTCTGGTGCTCAAGGAGAATATGCAGGATTAATGGTGATTCGCGAGTATCATAAATCCCGTGGTGAAGGTCACCGGAATATCGCTTTGATTCCACAATCTGCGCACGGAACAAATCCTGCGTCTGCAGTTCTGGCGGGCATGAAAGTGGTAGTAGTGAAAAATCTTGAAAGCGGTGAAATCGATTTCGAAGATTTAAAAGCAAAAGCCGAACTGCACAGTGAAAATCTTGCCGCAGTGATGATTACTTATCCGTCAACCTACGGTTTCTTTGATGATAATATCATTGAAATAACAGATTTAATTCACTCCCACGGTGGACAGATTTATATGGATGGCGCGAATATGAATGCGCAGGTTGGCTACACGTCGCCTGGAAATATCGGAGCTGATGTTTGTCACCTGAACTTACACAAAACCTTTGCAATTCCGCATGGTGGTGGTGGTCCCGGAGTTGGCCCAATCTGTGTGGCAGAGCATTTGGTGAAATTTTTACCGAGTAATCCTAATATTAAAATCGGAACCAAAGAGTCTATTGAAGCTATTTCCAGTGCCCCTTACGGTTCTTCTTTAGTGCTGAATATTTCTTACGCTTATATCAAAATGCTGGGAACGTTTGGTTTGAAAAAAGCGACCGGTCATGCGATTCTTAATGCTAATTATTTGAAAGAAGTTCTGGGCGAGCATTTCCCGGTACTTTATTCGAATGGGAAGGGCAGAGTTGCCCACGAATGTATCATCGATTTCCGCCAGTTTAAGCCTCTTGGAATTGAAGTTACGGATATCGCAAAACGGTTGATGGATTACGGTTACCACGCTCCAACAGTAAGTTTCCCGGTTGCTGGAACTTTAATGATTGAACCGACTGAGTCTGAAAGTAAATCAGAATTGGACCGTTTCGCAGAAGCATTAATTTCAATCAAAAGAGAGATTGATGAAATCGCAGAAGGAAAGTATGATACCGCAAACAATGTTTTGAAAAACGCGCCACATACAGAACAGGTCGTGATTTCGGATGCCTGGGATCGACCATACAGCCGCGAAAAAGCAGCTTATCCATTGGATTGGGTTCGTGATCACAAATTCTTCGCGTCTGTTTCCCGTGTTGATGAAGCGTACGGCGACAGAAATCTGGTGTGTACCTGTGCACCGATTGAAAGTTATATGTAA
- a CDS encoding SixA phosphatase family protein — translation MKTLILVRHAKSDWPENTEDFDRPLAEKGIHDAEKMSHFLKEKNIEIEKFFTSPALRAFSTCEIFNKEYKVEIETIQKLYNASDTNFENITLGLDDQLNKVAMFSHNNGISNFANTMTDDMLIFPTAGVAGFEIDCDSWSDFHSANKKLIFFYDPKHI, via the coding sequence ATGAAAACACTGATTCTTGTCCGCCATGCTAAAAGCGACTGGCCCGAAAACACCGAAGATTTCGACCGGCCACTTGCTGAAAAAGGGATACATGATGCCGAGAAAATGTCTCATTTTCTGAAAGAAAAAAACATTGAAATCGAGAAATTCTTCACCAGTCCTGCTTTACGGGCATTTTCAACGTGTGAAATTTTCAACAAAGAATATAAAGTTGAAATCGAGACCATACAAAAACTGTACAACGCATCCGACACTAATTTCGAAAATATCACTTTGGGGTTAGATGACCAACTGAATAAAGTGGCGATGTTTTCTCACAATAACGGCATCTCGAATTTTGCCAACACCATGACTGATGATATGCTTATCTTCCCAACTGCCGGTGTTGCGGGTTTTGAAATAGACTGCGATTCATGGTCTGATTTTCATTCTGCCAATAAAAAACTGATCTTCTTTTATGACCCCAAGCACATTTAA
- a CDS encoding DnaJ domain-containing protein: MKNYYYFLGVKENASEEDIKKAYRKLSLKYHPDKNPDDYFFESRFMEIKEAYEMLIDAEKRRIYDDNLSHLQRSYRPNLPPSIKSFSANKVRVQKGEEVIISWQTQNADIVKVLPFGLQKGYGEKVIRITEFQDGKFQLLLHVTNSLLNKTVVQGITITEIFENKSEEFRNDVENLFKPEKPTSINPHGIPRSIRIIIALVMILIVMMILWKNFFN, translated from the coding sequence ATGAAAAATTACTATTATTTTCTCGGTGTTAAAGAAAATGCTTCAGAAGAAGACATCAAAAAAGCGTATCGTAAATTGTCTTTAAAATACCATCCCGATAAAAATCCGGACGATTATTTTTTCGAAAGCCGTTTCATGGAAATTAAAGAAGCGTATGAAATGTTGATTGATGCTGAGAAACGAAGAATTTACGATGACAATTTAAGTCATCTGCAAAGAAGTTATCGGCCGAATCTTCCACCCTCAATCAAATCTTTTTCGGCGAATAAAGTGAGGGTTCAAAAAGGGGAGGAAGTGATTATTTCGTGGCAGACTCAAAATGCTGATATTGTAAAAGTGTTACCATTTGGCTTGCAGAAAGGATATGGCGAGAAAGTAATCCGAATTACGGAATTTCAGGACGGCAAATTTCAATTGTTATTGCACGTGACCAATTCGCTGTTGAATAAAACGGTGGTGCAGGGAATTACAATCACCGAAATCTTTGAGAATAAAAGCGAGGAATTTAGAAATGATGTCGAAAATTTATTTAAACCCGAAAAACCAACATCCATCAATCCGCACGGAATTCCGAGGTCCATCCGGATCATCATCGCACTCGTCATGATTCTGATTGTCATGATGATATTATGGAAGAATTTCTTTAATTAA
- the tpx gene encoding thiol peroxidase has protein sequence MADITLQGNPVHTVGNLPEIGTTLKNFKLINVDLKEKTNDDFSGKKKIFNIFPSIDTGVCAASARKFNEEAGTLENAVVINVSKDLPFALNRFCAAEGLDHVVSLSDYRGSFGDDFGVKISDSPMQDLLSRAVIVADENGKVIYTEQVPEIAQEPNYEAALNALK, from the coding sequence ATGGCAGACATTACATTACAGGGCAATCCGGTTCACACAGTCGGGAACTTGCCAGAAATAGGAACCACGTTGAAAAACTTTAAACTGATCAATGTGGATTTAAAAGAAAAAACCAATGATGATTTTTCCGGCAAAAAGAAGATTTTCAATATCTTTCCGAGTATTGATACCGGTGTTTGTGCGGCTTCTGCGAGAAAATTTAATGAAGAAGCAGGGACGTTAGAAAATGCCGTAGTGATCAATGTTTCAAAAGATTTGCCTTTTGCATTGAACCGCTTCTGTGCTGCAGAAGGTCTCGATCATGTGGTAAGTTTATCAGATTATCGTGGCTCTTTTGGAGATGATTTCGGGGTGAAAATTTCCGATTCTCCAATGCAGGATCTTTTGAGCCGTGCCGTAATTGTGGCCGATGAAAACGGAAAAGTAATTTATACAGAGCAGGTTCCCGAAATTGCACAGGAACCTAATTACGAAGCAGCTTTGAATGCTTTAAAGTAA
- a CDS encoding SRPBCC domain-containing protein, translated as MDSIKIEITILKPVSTVWEFFTQPEHITQWNFASDEWTCPKAENDLQIGGEFNYRMEAKDQSFGFDFKGIYDEVAPFEKIKYHLEDGRKVEVLFEILDQNTTTVTEIFEPDPGQPELMQRESWYAILDNFHKYVENY; from the coding sequence ATGGATTCAATAAAAATTGAAATAACAATTCTAAAACCCGTTTCAACCGTGTGGGAATTTTTCACCCAACCCGAACATATCACCCAGTGGAATTTCGCAAGTGATGAATGGACTTGCCCCAAAGCAGAAAATGATTTACAGATCGGTGGCGAATTCAATTATAGAATGGAAGCAAAAGACCAGAGTTTCGGTTTTGATTTTAAAGGAATCTATGATGAGGTTGCTCCTTTTGAAAAGATAAAATATCATTTGGAAGATGGCAGAAAGGTGGAGGTATTATTTGAAATTCTAGATCAGAATACAACAACTGTAACCGAAATCTTCGAGCCGGATCCAGGGCAGCCAGAGCTCATGCAGAGAGAAAGCTGGTATGCAATTCTTGATAATTTTCATAAATATGTAGAGAATTATTAA
- a CDS encoding SRPBCC family protein has translation METLDYEIHINAPIQKVWDLLWNPETYPIWTQFFAPDSQMKSDWKVGGKTYFTNQKGEGMVSTIESLDEPNEVVFKHLGIVKDGVEDTYTKDVKDWSGAEEKYFLRAVDENMTQLRASLHTSNENEDLMNKGFKEGFAMLKKLAEKE, from the coding sequence ATGGAAACTTTAGATTACGAAATTCATATCAATGCGCCGATTCAAAAAGTTTGGGATTTACTATGGAACCCGGAAACATATCCAATATGGACGCAGTTTTTTGCACCAGATTCACAAATGAAATCTGACTGGAAAGTTGGTGGCAAAACCTATTTTACCAATCAGAAAGGTGAAGGGATGGTTTCGACCATTGAAAGTTTAGACGAGCCCAATGAAGTTGTTTTCAAGCATTTGGGAATTGTAAAAGATGGGGTAGAAGATACGTACACAAAGGACGTTAAAGACTGGAGTGGCGCCGAAGAAAAATATTTTCTGCGGGCGGTTGACGAAAATATGACGCAACTCAGGGCGAGTCTTCATACCAGCAATGAAAATGAAGATTTGATGAATAAAGGTTTTAAAGAAGGTTTCGCAATGCTGAAAAAGCTGGCCGAAAAAGAATAG
- a CDS encoding GNAT family N-acetyltransferase: MIITNSVLDDIPEIFRLYKFATDYQKITFPGNVWPEFDKDFIATEVMENRQFKIMIDGKIACIWAITYNDAQIWEESENNDAIYLHRIATNPDFRGNNFVQTIAEWSKEFAKKQNKKFVRMDTCGQNDRLINHYKNSGFQFLGMKKLKDSSELQEHYQNADVCYFEIKL, translated from the coding sequence ATGATCATAACAAACAGCGTTTTAGACGATATCCCCGAAATTTTCAGACTTTATAAATTCGCAACCGATTATCAAAAAATCACCTTTCCCGGAAATGTCTGGCCGGAATTTGATAAAGATTTTATTGCAACTGAAGTCATGGAAAACCGACAGTTCAAAATAATGATCGACGGTAAAATTGCCTGCATTTGGGCGATTACTTATAATGATGCGCAGATTTGGGAGGAGAGTGAAAACAATGATGCCATCTACCTTCATCGAATCGCGACAAATCCTGATTTTAGAGGAAATAACTTTGTTCAGACAATTGCCGAATGGTCAAAAGAATTTGCCAAAAAACAAAATAAAAAATTTGTAAGAATGGATACTTGCGGACAAAACGATCGGTTAATCAATCATTATAAAAATAGTGGATTTCAATTTTTAGGAATGAAAAAGCTAAAAGATTCTTCTGAATTGCAGGAACATTATCAAAATGCCGACGTGTGTTATTTTGAGATCAAACTGTAA
- a CDS encoding SRPBCC domain-containing protein: protein MEPITINITILKPIQKVWDYFYSPKHIVKWNFTTPNWHCPKAVIDFREGGLFDYRLEYKDKSFGYDFSGQIVEIRDLEYVKSILNDGRMIEVYFNKIDETTTEVVEVFEPEEQYSTEMQRVGYYAILDRFHKYVENN from the coding sequence ATGGAGCCGATAACGATAAACATTACCATTCTAAAACCCATTCAAAAAGTATGGGATTATTTTTACAGCCCAAAGCATATTGTAAAATGGAACTTTACCACACCCAACTGGCATTGCCCCAAAGCGGTGATCGATTTTCGCGAAGGTGGACTCTTTGATTATCGTCTGGAATATAAAGATAAAAGCTTCGGTTATGATTTCTCCGGCCAAATCGTAGAAATCAGAGATTTGGAATATGTGAAAAGTATTTTAAATGATGGCAGGATGATCGAAGTGTATTTTAATAAAATTGATGAAACTACCACCGAAGTTGTAGAGGTTTTCGAACCGGAAGAACAATATTCCACAGAAATGCAACGCGTTGGTTATTATGCAATTTTAGACCGCTTTCATAAATACGTCGAGAATAATTAA
- a CDS encoding VOC family protein: MNNTIFPCLWFNGDGKEAADFYCETFGGKITADTPVVLNIELFGQKLMFLNGGPQFEKNASISFMVLCETEEEVQKYWQNISQDGIILMDLGEYPWSKKYGWVRDRFGVTWQINLTDKKNGQKIIPTLMFIHQNNGKAMKAMEFYTGIFPNSRIESVLKYGEGIGGKSQENPENIQHAHFVIDHYSFFCMDNSYDHQFDFNEGISIVVMTDDQIQTDHLWNSLIENGGRPSMCGWLKDQFGVSWQIVPKRLLELMNDFNQPVKAQKVVEAMMSMQKIEISALEYAYNS, translated from the coding sequence ATGAACAATACTATATTTCCCTGTCTTTGGTTCAACGGCGATGGAAAAGAAGCCGCTGATTTTTACTGCGAAACCTTTGGTGGAAAAATTACCGCTGATACTCCGGTTGTTTTAAATATCGAATTGTTCGGGCAGAAATTAATGTTTCTCAACGGTGGTCCGCAGTTCGAAAAAAATGCTTCTATTTCTTTCATGGTTCTTTGTGAAACCGAAGAGGAAGTTCAGAAATACTGGCAAAATATTTCTCAAGACGGCATCATTTTAATGGATTTGGGCGAATATCCGTGGTCGAAAAAATACGGCTGGGTTCGTGACCGGTTTGGCGTTACTTGGCAGATTAATCTTACGGACAAAAAAAACGGTCAGAAAATAATTCCTACCTTGATGTTCATTCATCAGAACAATGGAAAAGCGATGAAAGCGATGGAGTTTTACACCGGAATTTTTCCTAATTCCAGAATAGAAAGTGTCCTGAAATATGGGGAAGGAATCGGCGGTAAAAGTCAGGAAAATCCCGAAAATATACAGCATGCTCATTTTGTAATTGATCATTATTCATTCTTCTGTATGGATAATTCTTACGATCATCAATTTGATTTTAATGAAGGAATTTCAATTGTCGTAATGACCGATGACCAAATACAAACGGATCATTTATGGAATTCGCTTATTGAGAATGGCGGACGACCGTCGATGTGCGGATGGTTAAAAGATCAGTTCGGCGTCAGTTGGCAAATTGTTCCCAAAAGATTATTAGAATTAATGAATGATTTCAATCAACCGGTGAAAGCGCAAAAAGTTGTAGAAGCAATGATGAGCATGCAGAAAATTGAAATTTCAGCGTTAGAATACGCCTATAATTCTTAA
- a CDS encoding carboxymuconolactone decarboxylase family protein, whose product MKTRINISKVDPKAYEAMIGLEKYLAQSGLDKILYELIKTRASQINGCAFCINMHTRDAMKLGETSQRLFLLDAWRETELFTEKERAVLALTEAMTLITDGHVPDDVYKNAEEHLAPNELAAVIMAVVAINGWNRIAITTRTPLD is encoded by the coding sequence ATGAAAACCAGAATAAATATCTCAAAAGTAGATCCCAAGGCGTACGAAGCCATGATAGGACTTGAAAAATATCTTGCCCAAAGTGGTTTGGATAAAATACTTTACGAACTTATTAAAACCAGAGCTTCGCAAATAAATGGTTGCGCATTCTGCATTAATATGCACACGCGTGATGCGATGAAATTGGGTGAAACCTCACAAAGATTATTTTTATTGGATGCCTGGCGGGAAACCGAACTTTTTACAGAGAAAGAAAGAGCAGTTTTAGCGTTGACAGAAGCGATGACTTTGATTACTGACGGTCATGTTCCAGACGATGTTTATAAAAATGCCGAAGAACATTTAGCACCAAATGAATTGGCTGCCGTCATCATGGCAGTTGTCGCCATCAATGGTTGGAACAGAATAGCGATTACAACAAGAACACCTTTAGACTAA
- a CDS encoding pentapeptide repeat-containing protein: MSYNLHDQTFDKIDFSQKPLIKGEYENCLFTNCNFEETNLTEFKFVDCEFRDCNWSLALLHGTVLREVKFTGCKMLGLQFETCNDFGLSFSFENCQLNHSTFFQMNIKKTVFRNCQLREIDFSESNLTGVIFDNCDLLQAIFAHSILEKADFRTAYNYSIDPENNRLKKAKFSVSGISGLLDKYDIVII; encoded by the coding sequence ATGTCTTATAATTTACACGACCAAACTTTTGACAAAATAGATTTTTCCCAAAAACCTTTAATTAAAGGCGAATATGAAAACTGCCTGTTCACAAACTGCAATTTTGAAGAAACTAATCTCACTGAATTTAAATTCGTTGACTGCGAATTCCGGGATTGCAACTGGAGCCTGGCGCTGCTGCATGGAACGGTTTTGCGGGAGGTGAAGTTCACCGGCTGTAAAATGCTCGGTCTTCAGTTTGAAACGTGCAATGATTTTGGACTGTCCTTTTCTTTTGAAAATTGCCAATTGAACCATTCGACCTTTTTTCAGATGAATATCAAAAAAACCGTCTTTAGAAATTGTCAGTTACGGGAAATCGATTTTTCAGAATCCAATTTAACCGGTGTTATTTTTGACAACTGCGATCTTTTACAGGCCATTTTTGCGCACAGTATTTTAGAAAAAGCAGATTTCCGAACCGCTTACAATTATTCCATCGATCCTGAAAATAACCGTCTCAAAAAGGCGAAATTTTCAGTCTCAGGAATTTCCGGACTGCTGGATAAATATGATATTGTCATAATTTAA
- the rlmF gene encoding 23S rRNA (adenine(1618)-N(6))-methyltransferase RlmF, whose product MSTEKNTQEKIRLHIRNKNRERYDLDALKIAVPELAEHITVNKYGTESVDFANPIAVKLLNKALLNHYYGIKNWDFPDENLCPPIPGRADYLHYMADLLGQSNFGDLPEGDKIKVLDIGVGASCIYPVIGVSEYGWNFIGSDIDPQSVESSNNIVTSNPSLEGKIEVRLQENPKAFFDGILSSEEKIDFSMCNPPFHSSTEEAQKGSHRKVKNLKGKKTERPALNFAGISSELICEGGESRFIHDMITESQKFAENCFWFSTLVSKQSNLKGIYKALNEMEVAQIKTIPIGTGNKSSRIIAWSFLSKEEQKEWREMRWRKTEDK is encoded by the coding sequence ATGTCAACAGAAAAAAATACGCAAGAAAAAATAAGACTTCATATCCGTAATAAAAATCGCGAAAGATATGATTTAGATGCCCTGAAAATAGCGGTACCTGAATTGGCTGAACATATTACAGTTAATAAATATGGTACCGAATCGGTTGATTTTGCAAATCCTATAGCGGTGAAATTGCTCAATAAAGCTTTGCTGAATCATTATTACGGAATAAAAAACTGGGATTTCCCGGATGAAAATTTATGTCCGCCCATTCCCGGTAGAGCCGATTATCTGCATTATATGGCCGATTTGTTAGGTCAAAGTAATTTTGGTGATCTGCCGGAAGGTGATAAAATCAAAGTTTTAGATATTGGTGTCGGCGCCAGTTGTATTTATCCGGTCATCGGGGTTTCAGAATATGGCTGGAATTTTATCGGGTCAGATATTGATCCGCAGTCTGTGGAATCTTCAAATAATATTGTCACTTCAAATCCATCTTTGGAAGGAAAAATCGAAGTTCGTTTACAGGAGAATCCAAAAGCTTTTTTTGATGGAATTTTAAGCAGTGAGGAGAAAATTGATTTCTCCATGTGCAATCCTCCCTTTCACTCTTCCACTGAAGAAGCTCAAAAAGGAAGTCATCGAAAAGTGAAAAACCTCAAAGGAAAAAAAACCGAAAGACCGGCGCTTAATTTTGCCGGCATCAGCAGTGAATTGATTTGTGAAGGAGGCGAATCCAGGTTTATTCACGATATGATTACCGAAAGTCAGAAATTTGCAGAGAACTGTTTTTGGTTTTCGACTTTGGTGTCAAAACAATCAAATCTGAAAGGGATTTATAAAGCCTTAAATGAAATGGAAGTTGCCCAAATTAAAACCATTCCCATCGGAACAGGTAATAAATCAAGTCGAATTATCGCGTGGTCTTTCCTGTCGAAAGAAGAGCAAAAAGAGTGGCGGGAAATGAGATGGAGAAAAACAGAAGATAAATAA
- a CDS encoding SRPBCC family protein — MKLLEFKIQINATPEKVWEVLFTQDAYQKWASAMNEGTYFEGNWEEGSVMKFLDPKNNGMYNQVIKNIPNQELSMKHLGWIFDGEVSPQDWEDSTISYLLEPYENKTLLIGKVNSLDEFVDFFNTKYPKNFEKIKELSEEQ, encoded by the coding sequence GTGAAATTATTAGAGTTTAAAATACAGATTAATGCCACTCCTGAAAAAGTTTGGGAAGTGCTGTTCACTCAGGATGCTTACCAAAAATGGGCTTCTGCGATGAATGAAGGTACCTATTTCGAAGGAAATTGGGAAGAGGGAAGCGTGATGAAATTTCTTGATCCCAAAAATAATGGAATGTACAATCAGGTGATTAAAAATATTCCCAATCAGGAACTCAGCATGAAACATTTGGGCTGGATTTTTGATGGCGAAGTCAGTCCTCAGGATTGGGAAGACTCGACCATCAGCTATCTTTTAGAACCCTATGAAAACAAAACTCTTTTAATAGGAAAGGTAAATTCGCTGGATGAATTTGTAGATTTCTTCAATACAAAATATCCGAAAAATTTTGAAAAAATAAAAGAACTTTCGGAAGAGCAATAA